The sequence ACAAATTCAGCATCCCGACCAAGCCCGGCGACGAGGGGCTGACGAGCCTGTACTCGGGCGAGCGCGTCTACAAGAACTCCGAGCGCCCGACCGTGTACGGCGAGGTGGACATGCTCGAGGCGATGCTCGGCCTTGCCCGCGCCCACGCGCA is a genomic window of Deltaproteobacteria bacterium containing:
- a CDS encoding ATP:cob(I)alamin adenosyltransferase; translation: MPHKFSIPTKPGDEGLTSLYSGERVYKNSERPTVYGEVDMLEAMLGLARAHA